A region from the Sandaracinus amylolyticus genome encodes:
- a CDS encoding DUF3616 domain-containing protein: MGARTGCLLGRIRLGFGGDAGIAVPENLSAVTRQGDGTLWLAADELAALDVLRPEGPRAHAYHGHRRIPIASALGLEEDCEIDIEGLDLEGGALWVVGSHSAKRKKPKRKGKQDLARLAEIETDLSRFVLTRIPLENGSLQLDRRAHLSAHDEGAASLIDLLEGDEHLDPFLPREGRVPIPGKDNGFDVEGLAVHDDCVLIGLRGPVLRGWAFVVELAVEPQEGGALSPRRRRKRVYRKHALDLDGLGVRELMIHGDDVLVVAGPTMTLDGAHRVFRWRRDTGRDDTLVQQGDALEPLFDLPMQVGRDRAEGACTFDWFDEGDSMLVVYDAPSEMRRVGEDSVLADVFAL; the protein is encoded by the coding sequence ATGGGCGCACGGACGGGATGTCTCCTCGGTCGGATCCGGCTCGGTTTCGGCGGTGATGCGGGCATCGCCGTCCCCGAGAACCTCTCGGCCGTCACGCGGCAGGGCGACGGAACGCTCTGGCTCGCGGCCGACGAGCTCGCCGCGCTCGACGTGCTCCGGCCCGAGGGCCCGCGCGCGCACGCCTATCACGGTCATCGCCGCATCCCGATCGCGAGCGCGCTCGGGCTCGAGGAGGACTGCGAGATCGACATCGAGGGCCTCGACCTCGAGGGCGGCGCGCTCTGGGTCGTCGGCTCGCACAGCGCGAAGCGCAAGAAGCCGAAGCGGAAGGGCAAGCAGGACCTCGCGCGGCTCGCGGAGATCGAGACCGACCTCTCGCGCTTCGTGCTCACGCGCATCCCGCTCGAGAACGGATCGCTCCAGCTCGATCGACGCGCGCATCTGTCCGCGCACGACGAGGGCGCCGCGTCGCTGATCGATCTGCTCGAAGGCGACGAGCACCTCGACCCGTTCCTGCCGCGCGAAGGGCGCGTGCCGATCCCCGGCAAGGACAACGGCTTCGACGTCGAAGGGCTCGCGGTGCACGACGACTGCGTGCTGATCGGTCTGCGCGGTCCCGTGCTGCGCGGCTGGGCGTTCGTGGTCGAGCTCGCGGTCGAGCCGCAAGAAGGCGGCGCGCTCTCGCCTCGGCGCCGGCGCAAGCGCGTGTATCGCAAGCACGCGCTCGACCTCGACGGGCTCGGCGTGCGCGAGCTGATGATCCACGGCGACGACGTGCTCGTCGTCGCGGGGCCCACGATGACGCTCGACGGCGCGCATCGCGTGTTCCGATGGCGCCGCGACACGGGCAGGGACGACACGCTGGTGCAGCAAGGCGACGCGCTCGAGCCGCTCTTCGACCTCCCGATGCAGGTCGGGCGTGATCGCGCCGAAGGCGCGTGCACGTTCGATTGGTTCGACGAGGGCGACTCGATGCTCGTCGTCTACGACGCGCCGAGCGAGATGCGCCGCGTCGGCGAGGACAGCGTCCTCGCCGACGTGTTCGCGCTGTGA
- a CDS encoding lysophospholipid acyltransferase family protein, producing MPRWLRIILTAWAFFLFFVGSPLIGIVVLPLLRLVAKDREDHRRRCTRVIGRLHRVFTWWMRVSGLVAPPAMPELPGVAPGAPYVMITNHPSLIDVILLLGSFEGLTCVVKGSWYRSLVLGPLLKQTAYLPGPGSGEEESEDMLGTMVEHLSTGHPLLVFPEGTRSLKNRMHRFRRGAVEAAVRAKVPIVAMFVAIDRPFLMKGVPFWHVPKDTATYSIEPLEVIDTRDVPVEHAKALNAELQSKFQARFQRMLAERVEHAVRPSAPPPQPRADRAAA from the coding sequence ATGCCTCGCTGGCTGCGCATCATCCTGACGGCCTGGGCCTTCTTCCTCTTCTTCGTGGGGAGCCCGCTGATCGGCATCGTCGTGCTCCCGCTGCTTCGCCTCGTCGCGAAGGATCGCGAGGATCACCGGCGTCGCTGCACGCGCGTGATCGGCAGGCTGCACCGCGTGTTCACGTGGTGGATGCGGGTCTCGGGGCTCGTCGCGCCGCCCGCGATGCCCGAGCTGCCCGGCGTCGCGCCGGGCGCGCCCTACGTGATGATCACGAACCACCCGTCGCTGATCGACGTGATCCTGCTGCTCGGATCGTTCGAGGGCCTCACCTGCGTGGTGAAGGGCAGCTGGTATCGCTCGCTCGTGCTCGGCCCGCTGCTCAAGCAGACCGCGTATCTTCCGGGCCCCGGCAGCGGCGAGGAAGAGAGCGAGGACATGCTCGGCACGATGGTCGAGCACCTCTCGACGGGTCATCCGCTGCTCGTGTTCCCCGAGGGCACGCGCTCGCTCAAGAACCGCATGCATCGCTTCCGTCGCGGCGCCGTCGAGGCGGCGGTGCGCGCGAAGGTGCCGATCGTCGCGATGTTCGTCGCGATCGATCGTCCTTTCCTCATGAAGGGCGTCCCGTTCTGGCACGTGCCGAAGGACACCGCGACGTACTCGATCGAGCCGCTCGAGGTGATCGACACGCGCGACGTGCCGGTCGAGCACGCGAAGGCGCTCAACGCGGAGCTGCAGTCGAAGTTCCAGGCGCGCTTCCAGCGCATGCTCGCGGAGCGCGTCGAGCACGCGGTGCGACCCTCGGCGCCACCGCCCCAGCCGCGCGCCGACCGCGCCGCGGCGTGA
- a CDS encoding SpvB/TcaC N-terminal domain-containing protein encodes MLFWTPLAPRVAHAQQIEISEEEQRAIREAAYDRQPELDEAHLEDVELDREAEYEGPPPSETSSGAPLALPGGDTRTAVNPQAISLPTAEGSIDGMGESFTPNLSSGTGSIGVPIAVAPGRSGVQPSFSLAYATSGGNGPVGFGWSLSAPFISRQVDRGVPQYDDQQRWHRGEDRFIYNGGQELVPVDSTAMARVDMESASATATFPDGVNGEWQEYRARVEGGFMRFFRAPDFTRWVVLSKDGSRFDFGRVSAGPSEIVSGSVNALERDPSAPNRVYRWMLTRMADSHGSPVWYRYQQFDNNAYLQDVTYVSPHACAVGSADDNAGCSESLASYASRVAFEYEARLDVFDTWVSGWRIATPRRLARVVVTAWDDDLGERALVRRYHLSYSNAGFHSMLTAVQLEGRPDAANEWGVRVLGAPVSERSLSASPVGPMLPAMRFDYTSVPSALDGTVHDVIGSPPHSVDEARSDLFDVNSDGLPDLVVTDPARYRTRDGRPAAGVFFNGFRGTGAAPAQTAAQFSAAVPVAVPPGMDGVMALSNPNVAPMDIDGDGRSDLLHMPRQRTYGWFSPTRSPDHEGEYSPGAQGWQWSYEQIQLPTTDADPRIDLGRDGAHIQVLDVNNDHLIDVVRTTGTEIQTWLNLGWLDRGEGRFGSYSWRGETATLSTAPVRSCLPVAGTVYDFEDPESRLGDMNGDGLQDLVRIRRGRVIYWPGRGDGSFGIGTRGCAPGLTSDRHIEMTTPPAEINTELAGVYLADIDSDGTDDVVQVRFDAIDVWLNRAGRAFAQRIIVRGVPANPGFANRIRLVDIDGSGTVDVVYGTAHGWRYIDLVGGLRPRLLVGVENGLGARTELQYETSAVDYLRDLQACATGDTRNCFTWNQPGDPGERLLTHRSGGSPVISTVVRSITTTDRMDVYGLDPQRATQRLHYHDAYYEGIEQEFRGFGVTDSWAIGDWNNPTTITRTWFQQGRRSQAIAAERLEHNPDEALKGRECLTETLDDEGRYLASAHATLAVRHLADGLDGRPIDYAYVVEANEIRYDTTPFTPLTDARVTLTDVEYRESGTDGDVTSSRTREVPIRGARWARIRTTYDRVDNLGHVLEQTAHGAVEVDGGLSAVDSPIVSHAEVVRLGTWTWRTRRSWVDGPSGLRLGETTIDVDDFTAAGDPQHTVTTVTGVPTLEFGGESSDEGGALGYDIADARRNVSASVAYDAWGQPIAQCAGGDLGGVAATAPPAQCLRFGTVTRDARFAQLALVERAWVGRAPDAYLETAGVWDRGLALLLSAEAPNHEISAMRYDGFGRPVAAIPPAVAGCPDGLPTTLIRYELTSDPENAPLSRVRTTTVLRNAADCSPANPIEGIGYVDGLGRPRAALATGDETHAWVRSGITTFDQKGSVRRTYQSDFYDGSENDFAAVVALPADIPYAVTRYDAFGRARGVIAEDGSTVWTSHHALSTDVCDPLDNDHSSPHYRTCTTARVDGHGRVIDQILRNRDPDTGADEQYRLWTWYRQDGAVLALARTQRTASITRPASVPARDATTVARTFTYDSIGRRWTSADPDTDSRRSTRTAANRSWRYLFNRVGDLAAVRDPRGCGQNFFYDLGGRLVGEQYVSCTESSPMRGEQPIALLAAGATGLDENTPPVLVDVRYYYDDYSGLDWSDDVRSGDLGHPEYPEVLAAVDARAAGMPTGVEDRGQRSVIAYDRRGNAVWSARQMAFISNAPELLAAPLPHPDEEPAPNDVPRRIEAPSTGTIAYDAHPAHTYVRRRPSITPRDRSR; translated from the coding sequence TTGCTGTTCTGGACGCCGCTCGCTCCGCGCGTCGCGCATGCGCAGCAGATCGAGATCTCGGAGGAGGAGCAGCGCGCGATTCGCGAGGCCGCGTACGACCGTCAGCCCGAGCTCGACGAGGCGCACCTCGAGGACGTCGAGCTCGACAGGGAAGCGGAGTACGAAGGACCGCCTCCGAGCGAGACGTCGAGCGGCGCGCCGCTCGCGCTCCCGGGGGGCGACACGCGCACGGCGGTCAATCCGCAGGCGATCTCGCTGCCGACGGCCGAGGGCTCGATCGACGGCATGGGCGAGTCGTTCACGCCGAACCTGAGCTCCGGCACCGGGAGCATCGGCGTGCCGATCGCGGTCGCGCCGGGTCGCTCGGGGGTGCAGCCGAGCTTCTCGCTGGCGTACGCGACGAGCGGCGGAAACGGACCCGTCGGCTTCGGATGGTCGCTCTCGGCCCCGTTCATCTCGCGCCAGGTCGATCGTGGCGTGCCGCAGTACGACGACCAGCAGCGATGGCATCGAGGTGAGGACCGCTTCATCTACAACGGCGGTCAGGAGCTCGTGCCGGTCGACTCGACCGCGATGGCGCGAGTCGACATGGAGTCGGCGAGCGCGACTGCGACGTTCCCCGACGGCGTGAATGGGGAGTGGCAAGAATACCGCGCTCGGGTCGAGGGCGGATTCATGCGCTTCTTCCGTGCCCCCGACTTCACGCGCTGGGTCGTGCTCTCGAAGGATGGCAGTCGCTTCGACTTCGGGCGCGTCAGCGCCGGGCCGAGTGAGATCGTCAGCGGCTCGGTGAACGCGCTCGAGCGCGACCCGAGCGCGCCGAATCGCGTCTATCGCTGGATGCTGACGCGAATGGCCGACTCGCACGGCTCGCCCGTCTGGTATCGATATCAGCAGTTCGACAACAACGCGTACCTCCAGGACGTCACGTATGTCTCGCCGCACGCGTGTGCGGTCGGTTCCGCGGACGACAACGCGGGATGCTCGGAGAGCCTGGCCTCATACGCGTCGCGCGTCGCATTCGAGTACGAGGCGCGCCTCGATGTCTTCGACACGTGGGTGAGTGGATGGCGAATCGCGACGCCGCGGCGACTCGCGCGCGTGGTGGTGACCGCGTGGGACGACGACCTCGGCGAGCGCGCGCTGGTGCGCCGATATCACCTCTCGTACTCGAACGCAGGATTCCACTCGATGCTCACTGCGGTGCAGCTCGAGGGGCGCCCCGACGCCGCGAACGAGTGGGGCGTGCGGGTGCTCGGTGCGCCGGTGTCCGAGCGCAGCCTGAGCGCGAGCCCCGTGGGTCCGATGCTCCCTGCGATGCGCTTCGACTACACGTCCGTGCCGAGCGCGCTCGATGGGACGGTGCACGACGTGATCGGCAGCCCGCCGCACTCCGTCGACGAGGCACGCAGCGATCTGTTCGATGTCAACTCCGATGGTCTGCCCGACCTCGTCGTGACCGATCCCGCGCGCTATCGGACGCGCGACGGGCGCCCCGCAGCGGGTGTGTTCTTCAACGGATTCCGTGGTACTGGAGCAGCACCGGCGCAGACCGCAGCGCAATTCAGCGCGGCAGTTCCGGTCGCTGTCCCACCGGGGATGGACGGCGTCATGGCGCTGTCGAATCCGAACGTCGCGCCGATGGACATCGACGGTGATGGGCGCAGCGACCTGCTCCACATGCCGCGGCAGCGCACGTACGGCTGGTTCTCGCCGACTCGCTCGCCCGACCACGAGGGCGAGTACTCGCCGGGCGCGCAAGGTTGGCAGTGGAGCTACGAGCAGATTCAGCTGCCCACCACCGACGCGGACCCGCGCATCGATCTCGGCCGCGACGGCGCGCACATCCAGGTGCTCGACGTCAACAACGACCACCTGATCGACGTCGTTCGCACGACGGGCACCGAGATCCAGACGTGGCTCAACCTCGGCTGGCTCGACCGCGGGGAAGGGCGATTCGGGTCGTACTCGTGGCGCGGTGAGACTGCCACGCTGAGCACGGCTCCGGTGCGCTCGTGCCTGCCGGTCGCGGGCACCGTCTACGACTTCGAAGATCCCGAGTCGCGCCTCGGCGACATGAACGGCGACGGGCTGCAAGACCTCGTGCGCATTCGCCGTGGCCGCGTGATCTACTGGCCCGGTCGCGGTGACGGCAGCTTCGGTATCGGCACGCGTGGGTGTGCGCCGGGCCTGACCAGCGATCGTCACATCGAAATGACGACTCCGCCGGCCGAGATCAACACCGAGCTGGCGGGCGTGTACCTCGCGGACATCGACTCGGACGGCACCGACGACGTCGTGCAGGTCCGCTTCGACGCTATCGACGTGTGGCTCAATCGCGCGGGGCGCGCGTTCGCTCAGCGCATCATCGTGCGCGGCGTGCCGGCGAATCCGGGATTCGCCAATCGCATTCGCCTGGTCGACATCGACGGGTCGGGCACCGTCGATGTCGTCTACGGCACGGCGCACGGGTGGAGATACATCGATCTCGTCGGTGGGCTCCGGCCGCGGCTTCTGGTCGGCGTCGAGAACGGCCTCGGCGCACGCACCGAGCTGCAGTACGAGACGAGCGCAGTCGACTACCTGCGCGACCTCCAGGCGTGCGCGACCGGCGACACGCGCAACTGCTTCACGTGGAACCAGCCCGGTGACCCTGGTGAGCGCCTGCTGACGCATCGCTCCGGTGGGTCGCCCGTGATCTCCACGGTCGTCCGCTCGATCACCACGACGGACCGGATGGACGTCTACGGTCTCGACCCGCAGCGCGCGACGCAGCGCCTGCACTACCACGATGCCTACTACGAAGGCATCGAGCAGGAGTTCCGCGGCTTCGGCGTCACGGACTCCTGGGCCATCGGCGACTGGAACAACCCGACGACGATCACGCGCACCTGGTTCCAGCAGGGCCGTCGTTCGCAAGCGATCGCAGCAGAGCGTCTCGAGCACAACCCCGACGAGGCGCTCAAAGGCCGCGAGTGCCTCACCGAGACGCTCGATGACGAAGGGCGGTATCTCGCGTCCGCGCACGCCACCCTCGCAGTGCGTCACCTCGCCGATGGGCTCGATGGTCGGCCGATCGACTACGCGTATGTCGTCGAGGCGAACGAGATTCGATACGACACGACTCCGTTCACTCCGTTGACGGACGCACGAGTCACGCTCACCGACGTCGAGTACCGCGAGTCAGGCACCGACGGCGACGTCACATCCAGCCGGACACGTGAGGTGCCGATTCGCGGTGCGCGCTGGGCACGGATCCGGACGACCTATGACCGTGTCGACAACCTCGGTCACGTCCTGGAGCAGACCGCGCACGGTGCGGTCGAAGTCGATGGAGGTCTGTCCGCCGTCGATTCACCGATCGTCTCGCACGCCGAGGTCGTTCGGCTGGGGACCTGGACATGGCGGACTCGCCGCAGCTGGGTCGATGGTCCCTCCGGGCTCCGACTCGGTGAGACCACCATCGATGTCGACGACTTCACTGCGGCAGGCGACCCTCAGCACACCGTCACCACCGTTACCGGCGTGCCGACGCTCGAGTTCGGCGGCGAGTCGTCCGATGAAGGCGGCGCGCTCGGATACGACATCGCCGATGCGCGCCGGAACGTCAGCGCATCGGTGGCATACGACGCCTGGGGACAGCCGATCGCGCAGTGCGCAGGTGGCGATCTCGGCGGCGTCGCCGCCACCGCGCCGCCGGCTCAGTGTCTTCGGTTCGGAACCGTCACCCGCGACGCACGATTCGCTCAGCTCGCACTCGTCGAACGAGCCTGGGTCGGGCGCGCGCCGGATGCGTACCTCGAGACCGCCGGCGTGTGGGATCGCGGCCTGGCGCTCCTGCTCAGCGCGGAAGCGCCGAACCACGAGATCTCGGCGATGCGCTACGACGGCTTCGGCCGTCCCGTCGCCGCGATCCCGCCGGCCGTCGCAGGCTGCCCCGACGGCCTTCCGACCACACTGATCCGCTACGAGCTCACGAGCGATCCCGAGAACGCGCCACTCTCGCGTGTTCGCACCACCACGGTCCTGCGGAACGCGGCGGACTGCTCGCCCGCGAATCCCATCGAAGGCATCGGCTACGTCGACGGTCTCGGCCGCCCGCGCGCCGCGCTCGCGACCGGCGACGAGACCCACGCGTGGGTGCGCAGCGGGATCACGACCTTCGACCAGAAGGGCTCGGTCCGCCGGACTTACCAGTCGGACTTCTACGACGGATCCGAGAATGACTTTGCGGCCGTCGTCGCGCTGCCCGCGGACATTCCGTACGCCGTCACTCGATACGACGCGTTCGGTCGCGCGCGCGGCGTGATCGCGGAAGACGGCTCGACTGTCTGGACGAGCCATCACGCGCTCTCGACCGACGTCTGCGACCCGCTCGACAACGACCACTCGTCTCCGCACTACCGCACGTGCACCACGGCGCGCGTCGACGGCCACGGCCGCGTGATCGATCAGATCCTGCGCAATCGAGACCCCGACACCGGCGCTGACGAGCAATATCGACTCTGGACGTGGTACCGCCAGGACGGCGCCGTGCTCGCGCTCGCGCGCACGCAGCGCACCGCCTCGATCACGCGCCCGGCGAGTGTCCCCGCCCGCGATGCGACGACAGTTGCCCGTACGTTCACCTACGACTCCATCGGTCGCCGCTGGACCAGCGCGGATCCCGACACCGACTCGCGGAGATCGACGCGAACGGCCGCGAATCGGAGCTGGCGCTATCTGTTCAACCGCGTCGGCGATCTCGCGGCAGTGCGCGATCCGCGCGGATGCGGCCAGAACTTCTTCTACGATCTCGGCGGGCGGCTCGTCGGCGAGCAGTACGTGAGCTGCACCGAATCATCGCCGATGCGCGGCGAGCAACCGATCGCCCTGCTCGCGGCGGGCGCGACGGGGCTGGACGAGAATACGCCGCCGGTCCTCGTCGACGTCCGCTATTACTACGACGACTACTCCGGTCTCGACTGGAGTGATGACGTGCGCAGCGGCGATCTCGGTCATCCCGAGTACCCCGAGGTCCTCGCGGCGGTTGACGCACGTGCTGCTGGCATGCCGACGGGCGTCGAGGATCGCGGCCAGCGTTCCGTCATCGCGTACGACCGACGCGGTAACGCGGTCTGGTCGGCGCGCCAGATGGCGTTCATCTCGAACGCGCCTGAGCTGCTCGCAGCACCGCTTCCCCACCCCGATGAGGAACCGGCTCCGAACGACGTACCGCGCCGAATCGAGGCGCCGAGCACGGGTACCATCGCGTACGACGCGCATCCCGCGCACACGTACGTGCGCCGGCGACCTTCGATCACGCCTCGCGACCGATCTCGATGA
- a CDS encoding NAD(P)/FAD-dependent oxidoreductase encodes MKERKLDVVILGGGLAGTLLGRQLRMAKPELAMEIFERDVERGFKVGESTVEIAANYLIRRQKLNRYLFMNQLPKNSLRFFFDNQDKNAPLDRMSEIGVYHLPPLPSFQLDRARLEQDLIDMNIAEGTPVHLGATVREVHLDREREHRVVVEHRGGEKETIRARWVLDCTGRASPIARQRGYRMRTPEHHIAAVWARGANVTDMDQWPVEEWRAKARYTPRTLSTNHFCYDGYWIWFIPLSCDLISLGIVIDAEKFDPRWRTKEGFLSCLRAHGAPASMLEKAELVDVGSYAQLSYRSKKVFAGEERWGFSGESAAFTDPFYSPGSDFIAIENDMLSDLVVRELNGEDIRERSALYDEMVQFRFENTLLLYSGLYKTFGSYELFKEKCYFDCASYYNLWVDAYMQDHHLDLRWVRTQLRRKDYVLSAMRNFNRFFQSAADDFKKDGRYWRKNLGHDVLNGVEAFGVFDGLGKGRTRREINDRTEMIFNKTREAMLKILADERVEVPMPEAMPYVQPELPRGPVPLEDFMGDTDLRTMKPVATTT; translated from the coding sequence GTGAAGGAGAGAAAGCTCGACGTGGTGATCCTCGGGGGCGGCCTCGCGGGCACGCTCCTCGGCCGCCAGCTGCGCATGGCGAAGCCCGAGCTCGCGATGGAGATCTTCGAGCGCGACGTCGAGCGCGGCTTCAAGGTCGGCGAGAGCACCGTCGAGATCGCGGCGAACTACCTGATCCGCCGCCAGAAGCTCAATCGCTATCTCTTCATGAACCAGCTGCCGAAGAACAGCCTCCGCTTCTTCTTCGACAACCAGGACAAGAACGCCCCGCTCGATCGCATGAGCGAGATCGGCGTCTATCACCTGCCGCCGCTGCCCTCGTTCCAGCTCGATCGCGCGCGCCTCGAGCAGGACCTGATCGACATGAACATCGCCGAGGGCACGCCCGTGCACCTCGGCGCGACGGTGCGCGAGGTCCACCTCGACCGAGAGCGCGAGCATCGCGTCGTCGTCGAGCACCGCGGCGGCGAGAAGGAGACGATCCGCGCGCGCTGGGTGCTCGACTGCACCGGACGTGCGTCGCCGATCGCGCGCCAGCGCGGCTATCGCATGCGCACGCCGGAGCACCACATCGCGGCGGTCTGGGCGCGCGGCGCGAACGTGACCGACATGGATCAGTGGCCGGTCGAGGAGTGGCGCGCGAAGGCGCGCTACACGCCGCGCACGCTCTCGACGAACCACTTCTGTTACGACGGCTACTGGATCTGGTTCATCCCGCTCTCGTGCGATCTGATCTCGCTCGGGATCGTCATCGACGCGGAGAAGTTCGATCCGCGCTGGCGCACGAAGGAGGGCTTCCTCTCGTGTCTGCGCGCGCATGGAGCGCCGGCCTCGATGCTCGAGAAGGCGGAGCTCGTCGATGTCGGCAGCTACGCGCAGCTCAGCTATCGCAGCAAGAAGGTCTTCGCGGGCGAGGAGCGCTGGGGCTTCAGCGGCGAGAGCGCGGCGTTCACCGATCCGTTCTACTCGCCGGGCTCGGACTTCATCGCGATCGAGAACGACATGCTCAGCGACCTCGTGGTCCGCGAGCTGAACGGCGAGGACATCCGTGAGCGCAGCGCGCTCTACGACGAGATGGTCCAGTTCCGGTTCGAGAACACGCTGCTGCTCTACTCGGGTCTCTACAAGACCTTCGGCAGCTACGAGCTCTTCAAGGAGAAGTGCTACTTCGACTGCGCGTCGTACTACAACCTCTGGGTCGACGCGTACATGCAGGACCACCACCTGGACCTGCGCTGGGTGCGCACGCAGCTGCGCCGCAAGGACTACGTCCTGTCGGCGATGCGCAACTTCAATCGCTTCTTCCAGAGCGCGGCCGACGACTTCAAGAAGGACGGCCGCTACTGGCGCAAGAACCTCGGCCACGACGTGCTCAACGGCGTCGAGGCGTTCGGCGTGTTCGACGGGCTCGGCAAGGGCCGCACGCGCCGCGAGATCAACGACCGCACCGAGATGATCTTCAACAAGACGCGCGAGGCGATGTTGAAGATCCTCGCCGACGAGCGCGTCGAGGTCCCGATGCCCGAGGCGATGCCCTACGTACAGCCGGAGCTCCCGAGGGGCCCGGTGCCGCTCGAGGACTTCATGGGTGACACCGACCTCCGCACGATGAAGCCCGTCGCGACGACGACCTGA
- a CDS encoding hydroxymethylglutaryl-CoA synthase family protein, which translates to MQSIGIDAMAIAVPEGYLELRDLAEARGVPPAKYVDGLGVVRMAVAAPHEDPVALAADAVRRVLDLGEIDPSTIGLCIVGTETAVDHSKPIAAYLHRLAGLPDRCRVYEAKHACFGGTAGLMTAVDWIASGSARGRKALVVCSDIARYGVKSAGEPTQGAGAVAMIISTNPRLVALEPGVTGSFARDVDDFWRPLYSKDAVVDGKHSVQCYLDALIGAYEAYVEAAREAGIDPDAVVRRCYHVPYGKMARKAHRALLAHRGHTEDEADARFADDVGSSLHFSAEIGNVYTGSLYLALASMLEAEARVLEGERIGLFSYGSGCCAEMFAGRVQQGAAAIVEKLALGAPLASRRALTIPEYEAIRAADAEIDRRPPSEPPVASVAARRVAFTGVEAERRLYHG; encoded by the coding sequence ATGCAATCGATCGGAATCGACGCGATGGCGATCGCGGTGCCCGAGGGCTACCTCGAGCTGCGGGATCTCGCCGAGGCGCGCGGCGTGCCGCCCGCGAAGTACGTCGACGGCCTCGGCGTGGTGCGCATGGCCGTCGCCGCGCCGCACGAAGATCCGGTCGCGCTCGCCGCCGATGCGGTGCGTCGTGTGCTCGATCTCGGCGAGATCGATCCGAGCACGATCGGTCTCTGCATCGTCGGCACCGAGACCGCGGTCGATCACAGCAAGCCGATCGCGGCGTACCTCCATCGCCTCGCGGGGCTGCCCGATCGCTGCCGCGTGTACGAGGCGAAGCACGCGTGCTTCGGCGGCACCGCGGGCCTGATGACCGCCGTCGACTGGATCGCATCGGGCAGCGCGCGCGGTCGCAAGGCGCTCGTCGTGTGCAGCGACATCGCGCGCTACGGCGTGAAGAGCGCGGGCGAGCCCACGCAGGGCGCGGGCGCGGTCGCGATGATCATCTCGACGAATCCGAGGCTCGTCGCGCTCGAGCCCGGCGTCACCGGCTCGTTCGCGCGCGACGTGGACGACTTCTGGCGCCCGCTCTACTCGAAGGACGCGGTCGTCGACGGGAAGCACTCGGTGCAGTGCTACCTCGACGCGCTGATCGGCGCGTACGAGGCGTACGTCGAGGCGGCGCGCGAGGCGGGCATCGATCCCGACGCGGTGGTGCGCCGCTGCTATCACGTGCCCTACGGCAAGATGGCGAGGAAGGCGCACCGCGCGCTGCTCGCGCACCGCGGCCACACCGAGGACGAAGCCGACGCGCGCTTCGCGGACGACGTCGGGAGCTCGCTGCACTTCTCGGCGGAGATCGGCAACGTCTACACCGGCTCGCTGTACCTCGCGCTCGCGTCGATGCTCGAGGCCGAGGCGCGCGTGCTCGAGGGAGAGCGCATCGGGCTGTTCAGCTACGGCTCGGGGTGCTGCGCGGAGATGTTCGCGGGGCGCGTGCAGCAGGGCGCGGCAGCGATCGTCGAGAAGCTCGCGCTCGGTGCGCCGCTCGCGTCGCGACGCGCGCTGACGATCCCCGAGTACGAGGCGATTCGCGCGGCCGACGCGGAGATCGATCGCCGCCCGCCGTCCGAGCCGCCGGTCGCGAGCGTGGCGGCGCGCCGCGTGGCGTTCACGGGCGTGGAGGCGGAGCGACGCCTCTATCACGGCTGA